One part of the Aspergillus luchuensis IFO 4308 DNA, chromosome 5, nearly complete sequence genome encodes these proteins:
- a CDS encoding uncharacterized protein (COG:S;~EggNog:ENOG410PT48), producing the protein MLYLGSPDKFLLLGSMPSKSLTSPSVPIGAPLDTQAVKELFNQFKSLASTTGYDTTLAVYDENTKLYGQLKSKDSELENLRGEINERERKKETALNEMFEAIEKEKGRHKETKEQALLLQKTIEDKEKLISERDKRIGELEKQVKKLQLDNTKERGKLADSQKDVTALQNAKKEKEDTIDKMKSVGADLKERLSTSKKRVKELEEQVSMLKGTLATTQGRLTKLEGFAAGHHEVDEESLVEGFIGLWEFAKTELYPHLNVDFPSETPRDISPWDRLRHCDLVRANQVPLPCSNTSVAKQMRFSVILAILAREIAKHIFQPTYIAPMEDYFEKALSNLAATNSEKESFCRSILLSIDPETQARVCLKNVQSVVKNVSAYLDELLPEDQRNAFLKSLSKVIQRAVDIWKPVQRAQRRYVPDFESPHAEDEWEAFTFPTDENPTTETNANQKNPNNFSLTVFPRICVIENNTCTAFTTVILLSSSHYPWTAAATEISKEPPSPTIGRVLSLWRKGSNNRKNLPLANGGPTKTSKA; encoded by the exons ATGTTGTATTTGGGTTCTCCAGACAAATTTCTGTTGCTTGGCAGTATGCCTTCTAAGAGCCTGACCTCGCCTTCTGTACCGATTGGCGCGCCCCTTGACACGCAAGCCGTTAAAGAACTCTTCAATCAGTTCAAGAGTCTAGCCTCCACGACGGGATATGATACTACTCTAGCGGTTTACGATGAAAATACTAAACTATACGGCCAGCTGAAGTCCAAAGACTCTGAGCTCGAAAACCTAAGGGGCGAAATAAACGAGCGAGAGCGAAAGAAGGAGACCGCGCTCAACGAAATGTTTGAAGCcattgagaaagagaagggtAGacacaaagaaacaaagGAGCAGGCTTTGTTGCTTCAAAAGACCATtgaggacaaggagaagctcaTTTCTGAGCGTGACAAGCGCATAGGTGAACTCGAGAAGCAAGTAAAGAAGCTTCAATTGGACAATACaaaggagaggggaaagctGGCAGATTCGCAGAAGGACGTCACCGCTCTCCAAAATgccaagaaagagaaagaagacactATCGACAAAATGAAATCCGTAGGTGCTGACTTGAAAGAAAGACTCTCTACCTCCAAGAAGAGGGTCAAAGAGCTAGAGGAACAGGTTTCCATGCTTAAAGGAACACTAGCAACTACTCAAGGGCGCCTCACGAAGCTGGAGGGATTTGCCGCTGGGCATCatgaagtggatgaagagtcATT GGTTGAAGGCTTTATTGGGCTCTGGGAGTTCGCTAAAACTGAGTTATACCCTCACCTGAACGTGGACTTTCCCAGCGAGACTCCGAGG GATATTTCACCGTGGGACAGGCTCCGACATTGTGACTTAGTACGCGCTAATCAAGTCCCTCTTCCGTGTTCGAACACATCAGTGGCGAAACAGATGCGGTTTTCCGTCATCCTGGCTATTCTGGCAAGAGAGATAGCCAAACACATTTTCCAGCCAACGTACATCGCACCTATGGAAGATTACTTTGAGAAAGCCCTTTCCAACTTGGCCGCTACTAATAGCGAAAAAGAATCTTTTTGTCGATCgattcttctttccatcgaTCCGGAAACCCAGGCAAGGGTATGTCTCAAAAATGTTCAGAGTGTGGTTAAGAACGTCTCAGCATACCTGGATGAACTACTTCCAGAAGACCAACGCAATGCATTTCTTAAAAGCCTAAGCAAAGTTATACAAAGGGCTGTGGATATCTGGAAACCGGTTCAGCGCGCTCAACGGAGATATGTACCAGACTTTGAATCCCCGCACGCCGAAGACGAGTGGGAAGCCTTTACATTTCCTACTGACGAGAACCCCACTACAGAGACAAACGCCAATCAGAAAAACCCAAATAACTTCTCGTTAACTGTTTTCCCCCGCATATGTGTTATAGAGAACAACACATGCACTGCCTTTACAACTGTCATACTATTGAGTAGCTCGCATTATCCATGGACGGCTGCGGCAACCGAGATAAGCAAAGAGCCACCTAGTCCTACCATTGGACGAGTACTGAGCCTGTGGCGCAAAGGTTCAAATAACAGGAAAAATTTGCCTCTTGCGAATGGAGgtccgacgaagacgagtAAGGCGTGA
- a CDS encoding uncharacterized protein (COG:S;~EggNog:ENOG410PJZ6;~InterPro:IPR027417), protein MTEDPRVFFNITPPSSTFICGSQGSRKSHTLSCILESCLIPSKAGQLRNPLTGIVFHYDTFISDTMGSPCEAAFLSSHPDIEVRVLCAPTNLHAIKGAYSRLNIAVSALEIDQKNLNTKRMLDLMAVGQDDGPMPLYMHTVKRILREMRMEQQATHTGFDYCTFKKKVLDSNLTPAQLEPLKQRLEMLESFMPQLQTLPISGKKKAASKGIDWKPKARRLTVVDLSCPCISPETASSLFNICLGIFLEQDPEIGRVLALDEAHKYMNSSLEARGFTETLLSAVRLQRHLGVRMIISTQEPAVSTTLLNLCSTTIVHRLTSRNGCVLCTNIWQERWKVLSVDRRRTTMTRKRFHNFLFLRRS, encoded by the exons ATGACCGAAGACCCTCGTGTGTTCTTTAATATCACTCCTCCCTCAAGCACATTCATATGTGGTTCCCAGGGCTCCAGGAAGAGCCATACATTGTCCTGCATATTGGAAAGCTGCCTGATTCCATCCAAAGCCGGGCAGTTGCGAAATCCCCTGACAGGAATCGTCTTTCATTACGATACCTTCATCAGTGACACGATGGGATCGCCCTGTGAAGCAGCCTTTCTATCCTCACACCCCGATATTGAGGTGCGAGTCTTATGTGCCCCGACCAATCTCCACGCCATCAAG GGAGCCTATTCGAGGTTGAATATCGCGGTATCTGCTTTAGAGATTGATCAGAAAAATCTCAATACAAAGCGAATGCTAGATCTTATGGCAGTGGGGCAGGATGATGGCCCCATGCCGCTCTACATGCACACCGTCAAACGTATTCTCCGGGAAATGCGTATGGAGCAGCAGGCAACACATACGGGGTTTGACTATTGCACCTTCAAGAAAAAAGTGCTGGACTCGAATTTGACCCCTGCCCAGCTCGAGCCATTGAAGCAACGGCTGGAGATGCTAGAAAGCTTCATGCCTCAGTTGCAGACTCTACCTATTTCTGGCAAGAAGAAAGCTGCTTCCAAAGGCATTGACTGGAAGCCGAAG GCGCGCCGGTTAACGGTGGTAGATTTGTCTTGTCCGTGCATCTCTCCCGAAACcgcttcttctctattcAACATCTGCTTGGGAATATTCCTGGAGCAAGATCCAGAAATTGGCAGAGTTTTAGCTCTGGACGAGGCTCATAAG TACATGAATAGTTCTCTCGAGGCTCGAGGCTTCACTGAAACACTTCTGTCCGCTGTCCGACTGCAGCGGCATCTGGGGGTCCGAATGATCATTTCTACCCAGGAACCCGCAGTCTCCACAACCCTTTTGAATCTTTGTTCAACTACCATTGTGCATCGATTAACTTCCCGGAATGGCTGCGTACTCTGCACAAACATCTGGCAGGAGCGTTGGAAAGTCCTTTCGGTGGATCGAAGACGGACAACCATGACACGGAAGCGGTTTCAcaactttctctttttgaGGAGATCGTAA
- a CDS encoding uncharacterized protein (COG:S;~EggNog:ENOG410PSQG;~InterPro:IPR000999,IPR036389;~TransMembrane:2 (o46-67i355-375o);~go_function: GO:0004525 - ribonuclease III activity [Evidence IEA];~go_process: GO:0006396 - RNA processing [Evidence IEA]) produces the protein MATPHEPKIETLEKIIGHTFSLKHLIRLARTSAGANPDNYDGNRKLSQLGASLVDSVLAIIVFFIGGSRECTANLRKAFLNKGKYYAAAKRTGIDNCIDYDKRTGPDSPEVLRKAINAIIAAVFLDTWNIKSTVVVILRIFFQTSGDRMFQELPSVSPATVEALVSISKMILALNAGVINPSVLIIERSATTLEVSPMIHRFLEQGSKDPPLSSNAERIVTEKESVTESLSQFLREEIWSSDGDLSRNGTETEAEHDSMARISNGPNAPSTPKGGQVARRPREPHNDSETSVVTPASKRRRRAASTNVSILHGEAARQILLQERQHCAAQNMSPPEYSYFSPAIMTKALRLEKGSLGNLVILLITIASPQSIVALREMMCCARAQKTVDSHRLAVNVTKRRRYEMIKELNQKNALLRLLRWYHLLELFEQCGGSRTRYSMGYVNMTSADFEHPKRGAGNPSRKDDAKIAQAMMKELFPDLSPTSPVYAQEYVAIKHYRKVGQRLYILTDRFGPGILGLTLDPTHESEISDNTLLNPRNETFRDFADLLEESHGQWLSRCSDAAFLLLRPLLEFTLDNTAPFRLELTDPECICMQPKCSESLLKLIS, from the exons ATGGCTACCCCTCATGAGCCGAAAATCGAGACACTCGAAAAGATCATAGGCCATACCTTCTCCCTTAAACATTTGATACGTCTGGCTCGCACCTCAGCAGGTGCTAATCCGGACAACTACGATGGGAATAGGAAACTATCCCAACTGGGTGCCTCTCTGGTTGACTCTGTTCTGGCTATCATAGTATTCTTCATAGGTGGCAGTAGAG AGTGTACGGCAAATTTGAGAAAGGCTTTTCTGAACAAAGGCAAATACTATGCTGCCGCGAAGCGGACTGGTATCGACAATTGCATAGACTACGATAAGCGCACCGGGCCAGATTCGCCGGAGGTTCTTCGCAAAGCGATAAATGCCATTATAGCAGCCGTGTTTCTTGATACCTGGAACATCAAATCAACAGTAGTTGTCATTCTAAG GATTTTTTTCCAGACGAGCGGCGACAGAATGTTTCAGGAACTCCCTTCAGTCTCACCTGCTACTGTGGAAGCTCTCGTATCTATTTCGAAGATGATACTAGCTCTCAACGCTGGAGTGATTAACCCTTCGGTGCTAATTATCGAGCGGTCCGCTACGACTCTTGAGGTCTCCCCAATGATACACAGGTTCCTGGAACAAGGCAGCAAGGACCCGCCTCTCTCATCAAATGCGGAGCGCATTGTAACAGAGAAGGAGTCAGTCACAGAGAGCCTATCTCAATTTCTCCGAGAGGAAATATGGTCATCGGACGGAGACCTGAGCCGCAATGGAACTGAAACTGAAGCCGAGCATGACTCGATGGCGAGGATTTCGAATGGGCCGAATGCTCCGTCAACACCAAAGGGGGGTCAGGTGGCACGCCGCCCGAGAGAACCCCACAATGACAGTGAAACATCCGTGGTAACACCTGcgtcgaagagaaggcgcAGGGCTGCAAGCACTAATGTCTCCATCTTGCATGGTGAGGCTGCCCGGCAGATTCTCTTGCAAGAGAGACAGCACTGTGCCGCTCAGAATATGTCTCCGCCCGAATATAGCTATTTCTCCCCTGCTATAATGACAAAGGCCCTTCGGCTTGAGAAGGGCTCGCTCGGGAACCTTGTCATCCTTTTGATAACAATTGCTAGTCCTCAATCGATAGTGGCTCTGCGCGAGATGATGTGCTGTGCGAGAGCTCAGAAGACGGTTGATTCGCATCGCCTGGCCGTGAACGTCACGAAAAGGCGAAGATATGAGATGATTAAAGAGCTCAACCAGAAAAATGCACTCCTTCGACTGCTCCGTTGGTATCACCTTCTCGAACTTTTCGAGCAATGTGGTGGTTCTCGGACCCGTTACAGCATGGGATATGTAAACATGACATCTGCGGATTTCGAACATCCGAAACGGGGAGCAGGAAACCCTAGCAGGAAAGATGATGCTAAGATAGCGcaagcgatgatgaaggagttATTCCCCGACCTAAGTCCTACGAGTCCTGTGTATGCCCAGGAGTACGTTGCCATCAAGCATTACCGAAAAGTGGGACAGCGACTCTATATACTCACCGACCGGTTCGGTCCAGGAATCCTTGGTCTCACTTTGGACCCCACTCATGAGTCGGAGATATCAGATAACAC GCTGTTAAATCCGAGAAATGAGACATTTCGTGATTTTGCAGATCTCCTCGAAGAATCGCATGGACAATGGCTGAGTAGATGCAGCGATGCAGCTTTCTTGTTGCTTCGCCCATTGCTCGAGTTTACCCTCGACAACACCGCGCCTTTTCGTCTGGAGCTTACGGATCCCGAATGCATTTGCATGCAGCCTAAGTGCTCCGAGTCTCTTCTGAAGCTTATTTCCTAG
- a CDS encoding uncharacterized protein (COG:S;~EggNog:ENOG410Q256;~InterPro:IPR000999,IPR036389;~go_function: GO:0004525 - ribonuclease III activity [Evidence IEA];~go_process: GO:0006396 - RNA processing [Evidence IEA]) has translation MVSRIASNTNLAQRGFELGLHRYNCKNPSQGNFVSDKLMATTVEAISGAVFLETSWVRAALQRIVDA, from the coding sequence ATGGTCTCCCGCATTGCCAGTAATACGAACCTTGCCCAGCGGGGGTTCGAACTGGGTCTTCATCGGTACAATTGCAAGAATCCCTCCCAGGGCAATTTTGTCTCTGACAAGCTGATGGCAACTACTGTTGAGGCTATTTCCGGTGCCGTCTTCCTAGAAACAAGCTGGGTTCGAGCAGCATTGCAGAGAATTGTGGATGCATGA